In Pseudobythopirellula maris, a single window of DNA contains:
- a CDS encoding ABC transporter permease, with protein sequence MTQYPSNQTHGVSLTQDAWRRLRRSGPAMASLWTLVAVAVLAFLTPVLPLQPSDAIDTKRQFDPPTVWPLFEPSFDFDPADIETSAERLPAAREDLAEARTALATLESNSESNNEADEEALAEGRRTVRLAKATVAGLVQRPYTNAGFPRLDPLSRAMVRMRYTVLGKWSLASICGRDKLGRDVLSRIFWGARVSLIVGVVATLVSLVIGVTYGAISGYAGGWVDDAMMRAVDVLYSVPFIFVVIFLITVLGQDDIKDVLESYGVDRITIFYFVVGAIYWLTMARVVRGQVLSLKNEPFVEAARAVGASHRVILFRHIVPNLLSVVIVYLTLTIPRVILFEAFLSFLGLGVEPPDVSWGLLANEGIQVITPVKVYWWLIVFPSLAIGVTLFALNFLGDGLRDAFDPKLRDR encoded by the coding sequence ATGACCCAGTACCCCTCGAACCAAACACACGGCGTTTCGCTCACGCAAGACGCCTGGCGCCGGTTGCGGCGGAGCGGGCCGGCGATGGCGTCGCTGTGGACGCTCGTCGCGGTGGCGGTGTTGGCGTTCCTCACGCCGGTGCTGCCGCTGCAGCCCTCCGACGCGATCGACACCAAGCGTCAGTTCGATCCGCCCACCGTCTGGCCGCTCTTCGAGCCGTCGTTCGACTTCGACCCGGCCGACATCGAGACCTCCGCCGAGCGTTTGCCCGCCGCCCGGGAGGACTTGGCCGAAGCCCGCACGGCGCTCGCCACGCTAGAGTCAAACAGCGAGTCAAACAACGAGGCGGACGAGGAAGCGCTCGCCGAAGGGCGTCGCACGGTGCGGCTCGCCAAGGCGACCGTGGCCGGGCTCGTGCAGCGGCCCTACACGAACGCCGGCTTCCCGCGGCTCGACCCGCTCAGCCGGGCGATGGTGCGGATGCGCTACACGGTGCTGGGGAAATGGTCGCTCGCCTCGATCTGCGGCCGCGACAAGCTGGGCCGCGACGTGCTGAGCCGCATCTTCTGGGGCGCCCGGGTGTCGCTGATCGTCGGCGTCGTCGCCACGCTGGTGTCGCTCGTGATCGGCGTCACCTACGGCGCGATCTCCGGCTACGCCGGCGGCTGGGTCGACGACGCGATGATGCGTGCGGTCGACGTGCTCTACAGCGTGCCGTTTATCTTCGTCGTGATCTTCCTGATCACGGTGTTGGGGCAAGACGACATCAAAGACGTGCTCGAGAGCTACGGCGTCGACCGGATCACGATCTTCTACTTTGTGGTGGGCGCCATCTACTGGCTCACGATGGCCCGCGTGGTGCGGGGCCAGGTCCTCTCGCTCAAGAACGAGCCGTTCGTCGAGGCGGCCCGGGCCGTCGGGGCGTCGCACCGGGTGATACTGTTCCGCCACATCGTGCCGAACCTCTTGAGCGTGGTGATCGTGTACCTCACGCTCACGATCCCCCGGGTGATCCTTTTCGAAGCGTTCCTGTCGTTCTTGGGCCTGGGCGTTGAGCCGCCCGACGTGTCGTGGGGCCTGCTGGCGAATGAAGGGATCCAGGTCATCACGCCCGTGAAGGTCTACTGGTGGCTGATCGTGTTCCCCAGCCTGGCGATCGGCGTGACGCTCTTCGCGCTCAACTTCCTGGGCGACGGGCTGCGCGACGCGTTCGATCCGAAGCTGCGAGATCGTTGA
- a CDS encoding ABC transporter permease has translation MLAFLARRFVWMLITVWVVFTVSFLLMHAVPGGPYDRERKLEPEIEANIKRQFDLDKPLPEQYVLRLWDVATFDLGHSMRRDVRVSRVIREGLPISAALGLLALAFAFSVGLVAGIVSAVMRGTAADHALMSVATIGIALPNFVVAGFAIILFVFTIPLLPAAGWGSIRQLILPALCLGAPYAAYVARIARTGMLDSLSQDCIRTARAKGLSPTTVTMRHAMPSAMLPVVSFLGPAVAGVLTGSPVVEQIFAIPGLGWHFVQSAILRDYTLAMGVVLLYTVLLYTMNLLVDIAYGLLDPRVEWK, from the coding sequence ATGCTCGCCTTCCTCGCTCGCCGGTTCGTCTGGATGCTCATCACCGTGTGGGTGGTGTTCACCGTGTCGTTCCTGCTGATGCACGCCGTGCCGGGCGGGCCGTATGACCGCGAGCGCAAGCTCGAGCCCGAGATCGAGGCGAACATCAAGCGGCAGTTCGACCTCGACAAGCCGCTCCCCGAGCAATACGTCCTCCGGCTGTGGGACGTGGCGACCTTTGACCTGGGGCACAGCATGCGGCGAGACGTGCGCGTGAGCCGCGTCATCCGCGAGGGGCTGCCGATCTCGGCCGCGCTGGGGCTGCTCGCTTTGGCGTTTGCGTTCTCGGTGGGTCTCGTGGCGGGGATCGTGTCGGCCGTGATGCGCGGCACGGCGGCCGACCACGCGCTGATGTCGGTCGCCACGATCGGCATCGCGCTGCCGAACTTCGTCGTGGCCGGCTTCGCGATCATCTTGTTCGTGTTCACGATCCCGCTGTTGCCGGCGGCCGGCTGGGGGTCGATCCGGCAGCTGATCTTGCCCGCCTTGTGTCTCGGAGCGCCGTACGCGGCGTACGTCGCCCGCATCGCCCGGACCGGCATGCTCGACTCGCTGTCGCAAGACTGCATCCGCACGGCGCGGGCCAAGGGCCTCTCGCCGACCACGGTGACGATGCGGCATGCGATGCCCTCGGCCATGCTGCCTGTGGTGTCCTTTTTGGGCCCGGCCGTGGCGGGGGTGCTGACCGGCTCGCCGGTGGTGGAGCAGATCTTCGCGATCCCCGGCTTGGGCTGGCACTTCGTGCAGTCGGCGATCTTGCGCGACTACACGCTGGCGATGGGCGTCGTGCTGCTCTACACGGTGTTGCTCTACACGATGAACCTCTTGGTCGACATCGCCTACGGCCTGCTCGATCCACGGGTGGAGTGGAAGTGA
- the rdgB gene encoding RdgB/HAM1 family non-canonical purine NTP pyrophosphatase, translating into MTSPTLVIGSHNAKKGRELAELVAPYGLTAKTLADFPDAPEPVEDGDTFEANARIKATEQARALGQWVIADDSGICVDALGGEPGIYSARFAAMADAGEGDEANNTLLLSKLDGLPPAKRGAHYVAVVALADPTGEVRAETRGECHGRITTERRGANGFGYDPLFELREYHRTFGELGPEVKRALSHRSRAMRQMLPRLVALLK; encoded by the coding sequence ATGACCTCTCCGACTCTGGTGATCGGTTCGCACAACGCCAAGAAGGGGCGCGAGCTCGCGGAGCTCGTGGCGCCGTATGGCCTCACGGCCAAGACGCTCGCCGATTTCCCCGACGCCCCCGAGCCCGTGGAAGACGGCGACACGTTCGAGGCGAACGCCCGCATCAAGGCCACGGAGCAGGCGCGGGCGCTCGGCCAATGGGTGATCGCCGACGACAGCGGCATCTGCGTCGACGCCCTCGGGGGCGAGCCTGGGATCTACTCGGCGCGCTTCGCGGCGATGGCCGATGCGGGCGAGGGAGACGAGGCCAACAACACGCTGCTGCTCAGCAAGCTCGATGGCCTGCCGCCCGCCAAGCGCGGCGCCCACTACGTGGCCGTCGTTGCGCTGGCCGACCCCACGGGCGAAGTGCGAGCCGAGACCCGCGGCGAGTGCCACGGCCGCATCACGACCGAGCGCCGCGGCGCGAACGGCTTCGGTTACGACCCGCTGTTCGAACTGCGCGAGTACCACCGCACGTTTGGCGAGCTGGGCCCCGAAGTCAAGCGCGCCCTGAGCCACCGCTCACGGGCGATGCGCCAGATGCTGCCGCGACTGGTGGCGCTGCTGAAGTAG
- a CDS encoding undecaprenyl-phosphate glucose phosphotransferase → MPSTRRSIRQHHPALCSLHRAVDAAAIALMAWLAVRHTPVGGEAGHSLVNEQIGVAAVAILAHFGVSELTGLYRSWRGARLRGELGALLLNWCYAAGLTLALGLVTGANARFAYESKIAWAVGAPALMLLLRFALRKGQRFLQARGVNTRRVAICGLNDLGVQLARNLAETPQYGLKTTGFYDDRNGNDRSETDGAGETADRLSDLPEGLGDQVGTIDDLVAAARTGEVETVYLTFPMRAEERLRGVLARLSDTTADVYVVPDFFVFELLHARLTDVGGLPAVSIHENPLCGADGLAKRAADLVAAALLLVLLAGPMAVIAAAIKLTSRGPVFFRQKRYGLDGREILVWKFRSMRTDLCENGPVVKQATQGDSRITPLGAVLRKTSLDELPQLLNVIGGSMSLVGPRPHATAHNEQYRTLIDGYMLRHKVKPGITGLAQVMGYRGETETLEKMEGRVRYDKQYIRDWSLWMDLKILFRTVGVVLRQENAY, encoded by the coding sequence ATGCCCAGCACCCGCCGCAGCATCCGCCAGCACCACCCGGCCCTTTGCAGCCTGCACCGCGCGGTCGATGCGGCGGCGATCGCCCTGATGGCGTGGCTCGCCGTGCGACACACCCCCGTGGGGGGCGAAGCGGGCCACTCGCTCGTCAACGAACAGATCGGCGTGGCGGCTGTGGCGATCCTCGCCCACTTCGGCGTCAGCGAACTGACGGGGCTCTACCGCAGTTGGCGCGGCGCCCGCCTGCGGGGCGAGCTCGGCGCCTTGCTGCTGAACTGGTGCTACGCCGCCGGGCTGACGCTGGCTCTCGGTCTGGTGACCGGCGCCAACGCCCGCTTCGCCTACGAGTCGAAGATCGCCTGGGCCGTGGGCGCCCCGGCGCTGATGCTGCTGCTGCGGTTCGCTCTGAGGAAGGGGCAGCGGTTCCTGCAGGCCCGCGGCGTGAACACCCGCCGGGTGGCGATCTGCGGCCTGAACGACCTGGGCGTGCAACTCGCCCGCAACCTGGCCGAGACGCCGCAGTACGGCCTGAAGACCACCGGCTTCTACGACGACCGCAACGGCAACGACCGCAGCGAGACGGATGGCGCCGGCGAGACGGCCGACCGGCTCAGCGACCTGCCCGAGGGGCTCGGTGATCAGGTCGGCACGATCGACGACTTGGTGGCCGCCGCCCGCACGGGCGAAGTGGAGACCGTCTACCTCACATTCCCGATGCGTGCCGAGGAGCGGCTACGCGGCGTCTTGGCCCGACTCAGCGACACGACGGCCGATGTGTACGTGGTGCCCGACTTCTTCGTGTTCGAGCTGCTGCACGCCCGCCTGACCGACGTCGGCGGCCTGCCGGCTGTGAGCATCCACGAGAACCCGCTGTGCGGCGCTGACGGCCTGGCGAAGCGGGCGGCCGATCTGGTGGCCGCCGCGCTGCTGCTCGTGCTGCTTGCAGGCCCGATGGCGGTGATCGCCGCCGCGATCAAGCTCACCAGCCGCGGGCCGGTCTTCTTCCGCCAGAAGCGCTATGGGCTCGATGGCCGGGAGATCCTGGTCTGGAAGTTCCGCAGCATGCGGACCGACTTGTGCGAAAACGGCCCGGTGGTTAAGCAAGCCACGCAGGGCGACAGCCGCATCACGCCCCTGGGCGCCGTGCTGCGGAAAACGAGCCTCGACGAGCTGCCGCAGCTGCTTAACGTGATCGGCGGCTCGATGAGCCTGGTGGGCCCCCGGCCGCACGCCACGGCCCACAACGAGCAGTACCGCACGCTGATCGACGGCTACATGCTGCGTCACAAAGTAAAGCCCGGCATCACGGGCCTCGCCCAGGTGATGGGCTACCGCGGCGAGACCGAGACCCTCGAGAAGATGGAGGGCCGCGTCCGCTACGACAAGCAGTACATCAGGGACTGGTCGCTGTGGATGGACCTGAAGATCCTGTTCCGCACGGTAGGCGTGGTGCTACGCCAAGAGAACGCTTATTGA
- the sppA gene encoding signal peptide peptidase SppA: protein MITRPGSYCSLPLLLITLSCVGSALTETATAAEKPRPTKVRYAEFILDEALPESPGGGGLFGELSIDLRKLITRFDQAAEDKKIAGMLLRLESPPLGRGQVAELRAAIKRFRASGKQVVAQLDMATGPAYQLACACDEIVMPESGYLTLTGVRAEPFFYKGMLSKLGVKADFIHMGEAKGAAEPYTRREWSEPVKANMTALVNDLYEQMIETIALERPVTEARVRELVDIGLITATKAKEAGLIDRVAYPEELRASLKESNEADRFVYVRNYGKEGVDTDFSGPTGFLKLMQLMAGGGGGKGRSKASKIAVVYAVGAIHTGESEDSALGESSLGSTTLIEALAEADRDKDVAAIVLRIDSPGGSALASDLMWSRIQQIEKPVVASMGDTAASGGYYLAMGCDKIFAEPGTITGSIGVVGGKMAIAGLLDKVGVTTDSVSRGRNSGLFSLIERFSDSEREAITAMMEETYEQFTSKAAEGRGLEHARVKELAGGKVYTGRQAKQLRLVDEIGALADAVAEAKQLAGLDADAKVEIKTLPEPVDLFESLFGSGDPQREVRLSIGLQTVSPELSELARRATLLQKLLRREPVLMLSPVAVSIE, encoded by the coding sequence ATGATCACCCGCCCCGGTTCGTACTGCTCATTACCCCTGCTCCTCATCACGCTGTCGTGCGTAGGGAGCGCTCTGACCGAAACGGCGACCGCGGCCGAGAAGCCGCGGCCCACGAAGGTCCGCTACGCGGAGTTCATTCTCGACGAGGCGTTGCCCGAGTCGCCCGGCGGCGGCGGGCTGTTCGGCGAGCTGAGCATCGACCTCCGGAAGCTCATCACTCGCTTCGACCAGGCCGCCGAAGACAAGAAGATCGCCGGCATGCTGCTGCGGCTCGAGAGCCCGCCGCTCGGCCGCGGCCAAGTGGCCGAACTCCGCGCGGCGATCAAGCGGTTCCGCGCCAGCGGCAAGCAAGTGGTCGCCCAGCTCGACATGGCGACCGGGCCCGCCTACCAGCTGGCCTGCGCGTGCGACGAGATCGTCATGCCCGAGTCGGGCTACCTGACGCTCACCGGCGTGCGTGCCGAGCCGTTCTTCTACAAGGGGATGCTGTCGAAGCTCGGCGTGAAGGCGGACTTCATCCACATGGGCGAGGCCAAGGGCGCCGCCGAGCCGTACACCCGCCGCGAGTGGAGCGAGCCAGTCAAGGCGAACATGACCGCCCTGGTCAACGACCTCTACGAGCAGATGATCGAGACCATCGCCCTCGAGCGGCCGGTGACCGAGGCCCGCGTCCGTGAGCTGGTCGATATTGGCCTGATAACGGCGACCAAGGCGAAGGAGGCGGGGCTGATCGACCGGGTGGCGTATCCCGAAGAGCTGCGCGCCTCGCTCAAAGAGTCCAACGAAGCCGACCGGTTCGTTTACGTCCGCAACTACGGCAAGGAGGGGGTCGACACCGACTTCTCCGGCCCGACCGGTTTCCTCAAGCTGATGCAGCTGATGGCGGGCGGGGGGGGCGGCAAGGGCCGCTCCAAGGCGAGCAAGATCGCCGTGGTCTACGCCGTCGGCGCGATCCACACCGGCGAGAGCGAAGACTCGGCCCTCGGCGAATCGTCGCTCGGCTCGACCACGCTGATCGAGGCCCTCGCCGAAGCCGATCGCGACAAGGACGTGGCGGCCATCGTGCTGCGGATCGACAGCCCCGGTGGCTCGGCCTTGGCGAGCGACCTGATGTGGAGCCGCATCCAACAGATCGAGAAGCCGGTTGTCGCCAGCATGGGCGACACGGCCGCCAGCGGCGGCTATTACCTGGCGATGGGCTGCGACAAGATCTTCGCCGAGCCCGGCACAATCACCGGATCGATCGGCGTGGTCGGCGGCAAGATGGCGATCGCCGGCTTGCTCGACAAGGTGGGGGTGACGACCGACTCGGTCAGCCGCGGCCGCAACAGCGGGCTGTTCAGCCTGATCGAGCGGTTCAGCGACTCCGAACGCGAGGCGATCACCGCGATGATGGAGGAAACCTACGAGCAGTTCACCAGCAAGGCGGCCGAGGGCCGTGGCCTGGAGCACGCGCGGGTCAAGGAGCTGGCGGGCGGCAAGGTCTACACCGGCCGCCAGGCGAAGCAGCTACGCTTGGTCGACGAGATCGGCGCCCTCGCCGACGCCGTCGCCGAAGCCAAGCAGCTGGCCGGCCTCGACGCAGACGCCAAGGTCGAGATCAAAACGCTGCCCGAGCCGGTCGACCTGTTCGAGTCGCTCTTTGGCTCGGGTGACCCGCAGCGCGAGGTGCGGCTGTCGATCGGCCTGCAGACCGTCTCGCCCGAACTCTCCGAGCTCGCCCGCCGGGCGACGCTGCTGCAGAAGCTCCTGCGCCGCGAGCCGGTGCTGATGCTCTCGCCGGTCGCCGTGTCGATAGAATAA